DNA sequence from the Sulfurimonas sp. HSL3-7 genome:
CTGTTGGCAAGTTCCGCCATAATAGGAAGGAAAAGCGAAATATTCAGAATAAACTTATAGACGATATCGATCGGCAAGAGCCATGCGGCCACACTCGCCACGAGAAAAAGCAGCAGCTGAAGCTTGAATGAGCTCTCATGCTTCGTAACGTCGACAAGACCGGCCAGTGCATAGGTAGTGTTTTTAAACAGCGTGTATTTGGGTTTATTGTGCATAGTAATCATCCTTGAGTTTTTGTACGGCCGTTTTGACCTCGTCTGCCGACGAATGCATAGGCATCGGTTCGCCATACAGTACCGTCACTTTGCGGCGCAAGGAGCGGGACCGTCTTTCGACATATTTTTTGGGTGAACGCGAATATCGGCTGCCCCACATGCCGCCGATATAAAACGGGACGATCACACCATGGGCATCCCTCGCGACCAGTTCAAAACCGCGTAGAAACGGTTGGAGCTCTTCGCCGCGGTTGATAGAACCCTCCGGAAACAGCGTCACCAGTTCGCTGTGATCGAGGTGCTCTTTGGCCTGTCTGAAAGCATCTTTGGACGCTCTTGCCGAGACAGGAATGGCACTGCCCCATTTGAAAAAATGGTGCAGCAGCGGCCAATTATAGATATCGCGGTCCATCATAAAGACCGTACGGCGTTCTACTGCCAACTGGACGATGACCCAGTCTATCCAGCTCACATGGTTGCCCAGCAGCAGTACCGCACGGCTCGGCGGAACGTTCTCGCTCCCCTCATAGACAAATTTATAGCGCAGCGAAAGCACCAGTTCGACGATGAACCAGGTCAGTATGAGATCGTGTTTTTTGATCATATACACTGCCATCGCGGATGTCAGCGCGGCGATGGCATAAAAAAGCCCCTCCGCATTCAACCCTTTGTAGGCGAAGAGTGTCGTAAGCCCCAGGAAGAAGACCATGAAGATGTTCTGGATAAAATTGTTTCCCGCCAGTATCGTTCCCAGGTGAACACCGGGGGCATGTTTCTGGATAAAGGCGTTAAGCGGCACAATGAACATCCCCGAAGAGAGACCGAAAAGAAAAAAGAGAGCGGCAATCAGCTCGATCTGCAACAGGGTCGGAATAAGAAAGAGACTGAGTGCCATACCGGCAGCACTGAACGGCACCAGCCCCATATGGATATAGAACTTCGAAAAACGCGCCGCTATGACCGAACCGATGATGATGCCGATTGCGGTAAGTCCCAAAATACCCTGCACATAGATCGTATTGGTAATGCCAAGCTGCTCTTTGGCATACGCCCCGAAGATCGCCAGCGCCACCTGCGAAACGCCCCAGAAAATCGAAAGCGCGATGATGGCATCGAGTATCGGGCGTTTACGGGTGATGGTCTTCATATTTTTACGCAGATAATAGCCCGAAAAGTATTTTCCTGCATGAAACCTGCGTTCGGAGGGCACGCGCTGTCTGTTTGGCAGTCGCAACATCAACAGCAGCTCGACGACCGAACCGGCGACCAGCATCCACCCGAGCGGTGCTATCTCGCGTACGATGTCGTCCGCCGTTTCAAAGGTGCCGAGCATACTCTCAAAAAACAGGGTATAGACGACGATCCCCGAAAGAATCGCGACCGTCGTTGCCGCCTGTACCGCCGCATTACCCGCCGAAATGAACCTGTTACCCACCAGCTCTTTGATATAGCCGTACTTTGCCGGCGAATAAAATGCACTCTGCATCGCCAGCAGAAAAGTAAAGCCGAAGGCCACTTCAAACCATCCCATATAGTAGGAGAAGGTGATCGCAAGTGTCAGAACAACAGCGACCGCCGCCGCATAGGCCATGACACGGTTCTTGGGAAATTTGTCGGAAATAAACCCTGCCGGGGTAAAGACCATGATGAACGGCAGCAGGATCAGGGCGTTGACGATCGCCGTGAGGATGATCTGCTCCTGGTTGTCGTAGATCTTGAAGACCGTGTTCTGGATGATGATTTTGTGGCCGAGATCGGTAAAGGCATTTAAAAAAAGGGCGATGATATAGGCGTAGGTACCCCTGATTTTGAACATCTCTTTCATGAAGCCAGCGCCGTGCTCCAACCGGCATAAAGGCCGTGCTCTTTGGATGCCGCCTCGATAAGCATTCTGGCAAGCTTTTCCAAAAGCGCCTCATCGATGAGATGTTCTTTGGTCAGCGTCAGCACATGGGCATATTCTTCGCTGCTGTCATAGCTTATCTCTTTGACGGCAAAGCCCTCAAGGGCCAGCTTTTCACCGGCCCGTTTTGCATTTGCCTCGGTTTGGAACTGCAGGTAATGCTCGACTTCACGGCTCTTGGTAAGATCGTCACCGGCCTCTTTGAGCTCGGCGATTATATCGCGGCTCTGTATCTGCTGTAGCATCAAGGCGTCGGGATAGAGCATGTAGCGGTAGTGTTCCCACTTGGCGTCTCTGGAAGAGCCTGAATCAAAGACATACCGCGCAGAAGCGTGTTCGGTCACAATGGTTTGAAACCTTTTGGCCGTCGGCGCATAGAAGTAGAGTTCCATCCACCCTTCCGCATACCTTTGCCCGACATAGACGGCGTCGAGCTCCTTGGTCAACGCCTCTTCGAGAGACATTGCAGCCTCCTGAAGCCCGCTCAGTTCCGAAGCGGTCGGAAACCCCTTCTCATCGACCTCGTTCATCTTGAAAAAAGCCCACAGCAGCCAGGGACGTTCCTCCTGAGGCGCCGTCTCAATATAGTCCATCTCGACTTCCGTCATAACGGAAGACGCTTCATCGTTTGCAATATAGTATTCGATCATAATAT
Encoded proteins:
- a CDS encoding DUF695 domain-containing protein, which encodes MIEYYIANDEASSVMTEVEMDYIETAPQEERPWLLWAFFKMNEVDEKGFPTASELSGLQEAAMSLEEALTKELDAVYVGQRYAEGWMELYFYAPTAKRFQTIVTEHASARYVFDSGSSRDAKWEHYRYMLYPDALMLQQIQSRDIIAELKEAGDDLTKSREVEHYLQFQTEANAKRAGEKLALEGFAVKEISYDSSEEYAHVLTLTKEHLIDEALLEKLARMLIEAASKEHGLYAGWSTALAS
- a CDS encoding diacylglycerol kinase encodes the protein MHNKPKYTLFKNTTYALAGLVDVTKHESSFKLQLLLFLVASVAAWLLPIDIVYKFILNISLFLPIMAELANSAVERVVDLVTKEYHLLAKQAKDAGAALVFVSLVTTGAVWICTLLLAFKLV
- a CDS encoding MFS transporter; translation: MFKIRGTYAYIIALFLNAFTDLGHKIIIQNTVFKIYDNQEQIILTAIVNALILLPFIMVFTPAGFISDKFPKNRVMAYAAAVAVVLTLAITFSYYMGWFEVAFGFTFLLAMQSAFYSPAKYGYIKELVGNRFISAGNAAVQAATTVAILSGIVVYTLFFESMLGTFETADDIVREIAPLGWMLVAGSVVELLLMLRLPNRQRVPSERRFHAGKYFSGYYLRKNMKTITRKRPILDAIIALSIFWGVSQVALAIFGAYAKEQLGITNTIYVQGILGLTAIGIIIGSVIAARFSKFYIHMGLVPFSAAGMALSLFLIPTLLQIELIAALFFLFGLSSGMFIVPLNAFIQKHAPGVHLGTILAGNNFIQNIFMVFFLGLTTLFAYKGLNAEGLFYAIAALTSAMAVYMIKKHDLILTWFIVELVLSLRYKFVYEGSENVPPSRAVLLLGNHVSWIDWVIVQLAVERRTVFMMDRDIYNWPLLHHFFKWGSAIPVSARASKDAFRQAKEHLDHSELVTLFPEGSINRGEELQPFLRGFELVARDAHGVIVPFYIGGMWGSRYSRSPKKYVERRSRSLRRKVTVLYGEPMPMHSSADEVKTAVQKLKDDYYAQ